A single window of Inquilinus sp. Marseille-Q2685 DNA harbors:
- a CDS encoding UDP-glucuronic acid decarboxylase family protein: MRNGKQRTAIVAGGAGFIGSHLCDALLADGFRVLCLDNLRTGRRDNLRHLARDPRFDLVEADVIAPTPASLARGSVDLVFNLACAASPPQYQSDPEHTMLTSVLGTRNLLALAERKGARFLLASTSEVYGDPEVHPQAESYWGHVNPTGPRACYDEGKRAAETLTFDFARTGRAEVRVARIFNTYGPRMRADDGRVVSNVITQALAGDDVTVYGTGEQTRSFCYVDDLVDGLVRLMACRASPGGPVNLGNPAELTVRQLVTHVLALTGSRSRIVRKPLPVDDPQRRRPDIARAKALLGWAPRIALEQGLRRTIAYFAEAATPRHAPAVGFGALRKGTGLPAKAEAVTP, translated from the coding sequence ATGAGGAACGGCAAACAGCGCACCGCCATCGTCGCCGGGGGTGCCGGCTTCATCGGATCCCATCTCTGCGACGCCCTGCTCGCGGATGGATTTCGGGTCCTCTGCCTCGACAATTTACGCACCGGCCGGCGGGACAATCTGCGGCACCTGGCGCGCGACCCGCGCTTCGACCTGGTCGAAGCCGACGTGATCGCGCCGACGCCCGCCTCACTGGCCCGGGGATCGGTCGATCTGGTCTTCAACCTCGCCTGCGCCGCCTCGCCGCCGCAGTACCAGTCCGACCCCGAGCATACGATGCTGACCAGCGTGCTGGGCACCCGCAACCTGCTGGCCCTGGCCGAGCGCAAGGGGGCGCGCTTCCTGCTGGCCTCGACCAGCGAGGTCTATGGCGACCCGGAGGTGCATCCGCAGGCCGAGAGCTATTGGGGCCATGTCAACCCGACCGGTCCGCGCGCCTGCTACGACGAGGGCAAGCGCGCGGCGGAGACGCTGACCTTCGACTTCGCGCGCACCGGCCGGGCCGAGGTGCGGGTGGCGCGGATCTTCAACACCTACGGTCCGCGGATGCGGGCCGATGACGGGCGGGTGGTGTCGAACGTCATCACCCAGGCGCTGGCGGGCGACGACGTCACCGTCTACGGCACCGGCGAGCAGACGCGCTCCTTCTGCTATGTCGACGACCTGGTCGACGGGCTGGTGCGGCTGATGGCGTGCCGCGCCTCGCCTGGCGGTCCCGTCAACCTGGGCAATCCGGCGGAGCTGACGGTGCGCCAGCTGGTGACGCACGTCCTGGCGCTGACCGGATCGCGCTCCCGCATCGTGCGGAAGCCCCTGCCGGTGGACGACCCGCAGCGGCGCCGGCCGGACATCGCGCGGGCGAAGGCGCTGCTCGGCTGGGCGCCGCGGATCGCGCTGGAACAGGGTCTGCGCCGGACCATCGCCTATTTCGCCGAGGCGGCGACGCCGCGTCATGCCCCGGCGGTCGGCTTCGGAGCCCTCCGGAAGGGCACCGGGCTGCCGGCCAAGGCGGAAGCCGTCACGCCCTGA
- a CDS encoding helix-turn-helix domain-containing protein: MRPLARSGQRRGRTRSGSQEVQVGTGAGRGFRRHLRPRHIQPRSPRLARPRQSAGNSKGADQAGDPQPTAFAPRTAFELCAGVIAGPLPTVAEIPERETLITTRWLHLEMHEPMPGLPAHTIGTYYGPPSPRVWRRGRMRLAGVGRPGTITIVPAGWDGDWDIDVASPLSYAMLSDARLQGFAEPLTRGRRVELAPRLGEADPVGAHILRALSREATHPDPSRRLFVEQGLDLLCTHLLRTHSTLGQAPAALPRRGLPHWQVRRVTDYMADRLDQAIGLDELAALTSLSRSHFCTAFRHATGRTPHEWLTGLRVEQARQLLRDPRIRITDIALAVGYQTPSAFTAAFRRHTGSTPSDYRRSLEPHAGVRA; the protein is encoded by the coding sequence ATGAGACCGCTCGCCCGCAGCGGGCAACGGCGTGGCCGGACCCGTTCCGGCTCGCAGGAGGTGCAGGTCGGGACTGGCGCCGGACGCGGCTTTCGGCGACATTTGAGACCTCGCCACATCCAGCCAAGGTCGCCTCGATTGGCCCGGCCCCGCCAGAGCGCTGGAAATTCAAAGGGCGCCGATCAGGCCGGGGACCCGCAGCCGACGGCGTTCGCCCCTCGCACCGCGTTCGAGCTCTGCGCCGGGGTGATCGCCGGGCCGCTGCCGACCGTCGCGGAAATCCCCGAGCGCGAGACGCTGATCACCACCCGCTGGCTGCATCTGGAGATGCACGAGCCGATGCCGGGGCTGCCGGCGCATACGATCGGCACCTATTACGGCCCGCCGTCGCCCCGGGTCTGGCGGCGCGGGCGGATGCGCCTGGCCGGCGTCGGGCGCCCGGGGACCATCACGATCGTGCCGGCCGGCTGGGACGGGGATTGGGACATCGATGTCGCGTCGCCCCTGTCCTATGCGATGCTGAGCGATGCCCGCCTCCAGGGGTTCGCCGAACCCCTCACCCGCGGCCGCCGGGTGGAACTGGCGCCCCGCCTCGGCGAAGCGGATCCGGTCGGCGCGCACATCCTGCGCGCGCTCAGCCGCGAGGCGACCCATCCCGACCCGTCCCGCCGCCTGTTCGTCGAACAGGGGCTCGACCTGCTGTGCACGCATCTGTTGCGGACCCATTCCACCCTCGGCCAGGCGCCGGCAGCGCTGCCGCGGCGAGGGCTGCCGCATTGGCAGGTCCGGCGAGTCACCGATTACATGGCCGACCGTCTGGACCAGGCCATCGGCCTCGACGAGCTCGCCGCACTGACGTCCCTGAGCCGGTCGCATTTCTGCACGGCCTTCCGCCATGCCACGGGGCGCACGCCGCATGAATGGCTGACCGGGCTGCGTGTGGAGCAGGCTCGGCAGCTGTTGCGGGATCCCCGGATCCGCATCACGGACATCGCGCTGGCGGTGGGCTACCAGACTCCTTCAGCCTTCACCGCCGCGTTCCGGCGCCACACCGGCTCAACGCCGTCGGATTATCGCCGCAGCCTCGAGCCCCATGCCGGCGTCAGGGCGTGA
- a CDS encoding (2Fe-2S)-binding protein encodes MPYALNVNGKSHSVDVDGDIPLLWVLRDVIGLTGTKFGCGIAMCGACTVHLDGQAVRSCVTSVADAASSAITTIEAVGDTETGARIQRAWLAEEVVQCGYCQSGQIMSATALLAINPSPTDADIDAVMAGNICRCGTYPRIRAAIKRAAGLALTEEGR; translated from the coding sequence ATGCCCTATGCGCTCAACGTCAATGGCAAATCCCATTCGGTCGATGTGGATGGAGACATTCCGCTGCTGTGGGTGCTGCGGGACGTCATCGGGCTGACCGGGACCAAGTTCGGCTGCGGCATCGCCATGTGCGGCGCCTGCACGGTCCATCTGGACGGGCAGGCAGTGCGGTCCTGCGTCACCTCCGTCGCGGACGCCGCGTCCTCCGCGATCACCACCATCGAGGCGGTCGGCGACACCGAGACGGGCGCCCGCATCCAGCGGGCCTGGCTCGCCGAGGAGGTCGTCCAGTGCGGCTACTGCCAGTCCGGCCAGATCATGTCGGCGACGGCCCTGCTCGCGATCAACCCGTCGCCGACCGACGCGGACATCGATGCCGTGATGGCCGGCAACATCTGCCGCTGCGGCACCTATCCGCGCATCCGCGCGGCGATCAAGCGCGCCGCCGGCCTGGCGCTGACCGAGGAGGGCCGCTGA